A stretch of DNA from Leguminivora glycinivorella isolate SPB_JAAS2020 chromosome 12, LegGlyc_1.1, whole genome shotgun sequence:
AAATTACTAAAGGACCCTCTACACTTGCACCTCTAGTATCTCGCTTCCATTCCAAGAATACGCAGTTCCTGAAcgttaaagctaggaacacactacgcggacgtccgtcgtaaatcgaccgcggacgggaatctggacaatggaaatacacataaccgtgcaaactatcggtcgacggacgcggacgtggccttgagcgcacggacgtccgatcgaaatctggctctctggatgttttgttccgtgcacactgataggtcgcggtcgcggtcgttttacgacggacgtccgcgtagtgtgttccgagcTTAAAGGCTTGTGTCTTGTTTCCACTTGTTTCTATAAACAATTCCTGAACGTTAACTTTGTGTCAAAagcacagaattataattaaaccagaatgagtagttaggccaaaaagtgtgtccacatgagaggttaaagttggggctggtgtccctctcgcacttattaccactatcaaaatcatttgaatgacgtcatcactgtcatcatttggggataccagtcaatattcaaagttactaccaaatctactaatacccaattaaaggtttttaataattgcgcaattttttggttttatggcttcataataatgacttaccaattcgttacaaggtattaatacccttgcctcgatataatgcgaaaataatttaagaagtttataaacttagttatcataccatcgatctaaactaccaagatacactatcacctacaaattcgacactcaaaagtgtccgatcgccaagttgcaaatgtgtgcgtctagttgacaaacgaaaacttcgcaatgtagtaaaaactactttaattttttacaaaaacaacgttatttcttagtacttaaagttcaatttcaaatgcaagcaattggcggttatgacattaatgaatgtgatcatcgcgaaagccataaaattttattaccgcagatcgcaggtgtgcatatttttaaacaaatctacgtcttattgcaaccagcataagtttaatttcgttcgcgctgcaacaatctaaacgccatttttacattgggaacgaggatggacagaggcatcatgggagtcgcgctatgagatgaaaggcgagaatgaggaaatttgcggtatttttgcgaaaaactgttttaaaaaatcctattagatagaaaatttcttaaggaacaaaacgtttggtataacatttttcgagattttgcgtattttaagcgaaaaaaaatgagtttttactgtatgatatttttattgatattatctcaaacaaaaaaatatataaggtacggcgggacaatttggactgggggaaaattgcaactgatcaatatctccacgtttggcaatgtttgcattattaaatagagtcaactgaggtatatacagggtgtcccacggcgatgccacatggaggaaagtaccttaaatatcgtagatagcatattttgctgaaagaagacttcattttattttcaaaacttagtaaaagtgcatttaattttttttaatttttactatgaggacttatacagggtgtattttgatagcgggtcagtaaggccggtatgagatcccgtagtcctacatgaaaatagtctaaggggaccatccatcaatttcaaatttatgaaaaatggcatttacagattttggaaaaaacatacagggtgctagaaaaagggcatttttgacaaacgtatgtatgtatatatatatatataacatacgtgtgtgtgtgtgtgtgtgtgtgtgcgtgtagtgagtgtatgtgtagcgattatgtgaaggtaaacagttgagggattgtatgtggtgccgtgtgtgtgagggatggtgcacttggagaatatgaattaagtagctattaaaacaaagaagaattgaatgatgacattaatttattattctacgtaatttctttcaaagatttgtgtgggtaaatcttctctccgctcctcagctataatcttacgccatttttccctttcaacgtcttgttttgggaatctggaataaaaaccttttttattacttaaaaacgaatttgctattcccgggttgtttctttttataattaaagtaatttataagatatgtattaatgttattgaattgaaatcatttatttcagacttattggtccataataataaataaatacatacattattaatatgaaataggcttcttttacaaaaaatataaattagcgactccatcattccatttttaactatgttccacttcaaccatcttttgtcgccgtccgctcattactagtatagcgcgagagaaagagacaaactgcgtgagaccaaatcaaggaatttacttcaattattctagaaaataaatgtttttagtaagttaggaagccattttggccacaaatgcataacattataaaattattaacaattacttacctgaaatacgatacgtcatccttttttaacgtatataaggtgttatttttgcacttttttacggagcacttaggcatgttgccgacacggcggatgaagcgctactgaccgcccaattgtgcttagaacattttcaagcacaatttgctgcggacacattctaagccgtgatggtgcatctaggtagtttagatcgatgtatcatacaggtaaaaatactactactatagtaattttttaacactggtcacacgtgcgagagggacaccagccccaactttgaccctctcatgtggacacacttttgctagtctgtcaagaacgcctttatgcgcaggtgataaggttcaatttagtatggcaaaaaaagtgtgagctcagtccctattgtaagTCGATggtcaaaagtgtcaaattGTCAATAAATTTATCACTTCTTGGCGTCGAACTACTGGAGAAAATGGTTTTTATTTTAACGAAATTATTTAACTTACATTATCTTattttaacacaataaaaatatatgtggtAGTTAACCAGTTCCTCATGTAGTGGGATTTAAGATGAAAGTGCGTTTTAATCGTAATGGCTATTTTTTGTCGCAGAATTTATTACAAGTATGGCAAGTGCTTGTTGATAACAATTTTGATAGCATTTTTTGCTCAAATTCTCATAGCTATTAACTATTTTCCTTCTGTTAATGACAACCTACTATACAATGCATATAAATCTTCTGCCAAGCAAGAGTTGGGGGACGTTTCGGCTCGAAAAATTGGTCCGGGTTTCGACGATGACGAAGATTTCCCGGCGAAAGCAAAGGCTCAAAATAAACCTGTCGCTCATCTGCGGTTAGAAGAACTAGATTTTAAGCCTATTTGCGAAATAAGAAGTCGAGAAGCAATTTCTGCCATTCACAGGGCTAAGACGCAATCTTGTAAGGAGCAAATAGTTAATAAAACTTGCTTGATTCAGGCTGGAAGTTTTTACCCTAGATCATTACCAAACAATTGCCAAGGCAAAGGAATGACTTATGGAAAGCATTTAGGTTGCTACCAAGATGAGAAGAAGCTAAGAATTCTTTCTAGTTTTTATGGAAATTATGCTAGTACTAATTCTAGGGTGGCTTGTTTGGACATCTGTGTACAAGCAGGATTTCCTTATGCTGGTGTTCAGTATGcgtaagtatttttataaattctaTACTTTTGTTTCAATGCCTGTTTCAGTTAAACGGTTTATATGTagggaaataaataatttaaattataaaaagcaAATTACTTTCAAATTTCATTCCTTGTGATCCACAAAATCACTAAATCTCAAATTGCATGACATGTACATTGTACAACTATAGGTATGTATAGATTACCTTCATTTGCTTTTTTATTTCAGTTCTGAGTGTTTCTGTGGAGAGAATGTCCCTTCAGCATCAGCCAAGATATCTGATGCTGCATGTGACATGAAATGTCCTGCTGATCCCTCCAGTACCTGTGGTGGATACTTTACAATGAATGTCTTTGAAACTGGACTTGCTAGTAAGTGACTAAGGATGGTTTTtgattcttacacagattgaatgaGACCCACTGTAAGCTAAAGGAGGCTTTTTTTGTAGGTACCCaatgatataaataatatacaaatacatataatatacaaatggttgactggtagagaatgccttaaggtattaagttcgccatttgtactttatgttgtgcaataaaggttaaataaataaataaataataaataataaaacatccatgactggaacaaatatctgtgctcatcacatgaATAAATATCCTTACCAGGATTCTaacccaggaccacggcttagcaggcaggccaGTACCCACTAGGCCAGACCAGCTGTCAAACCGGATTTGATGATGTTCTTGAGGCCCAAACCAAACTATTTCTGAATACAGGCTTTCATAATatggaatatttaatataacttGAATGAAAAGAGTACTCCAAATAATTTTAGAAATACATACATTCAGATCCACAGCTCAGGCTTCGTCATATTACAGAGTGTTCATCCACCTAAGGTTTCATCAAAATAAAACATGACCATAACATACACTATCAACCGCAACATGCATCATCTAAATTCAAGCACACACAATAAAAAGAACTTATTAATTATATGACACATTTttacttctgattagcagaaacgtctgcaatcgatgccgttaggcttagaataaatttaaaagtggaaaatgtctgccttgggtgagacttgaactcatcGATggcagttggcagagcgctggatcgatactccagcgctctgccaactgagccaccaagacttcaaccaagccagcgaaattttccactactaaggtaaaaacgtctgcaatcgatgccgattttattctaagcctaacggcatcgattgcagacgtttctgctaatcagaagttaaaatttagcatggttagcgcatcgtaactggtgaacttccaatatgacttggaactccggttgccgtttaagaagtttaacactct
This window harbors:
- the LOC125231863 gene encoding xylosyltransferase oxt isoform X2; protein product: MAIFCRRIYYKYGKCLLITILIAFFAQILIAINYFPSVNDNLLYNAYKSSAKQELGDVSARKIGPGFDDDEDFPAKAKAQNKPVAHLRLEELDFKPICEIRSREAISAIHRAKTQSCKEQIVNKTCLIQAGSFYPRSLPNNCQGKGMTYGKHLGCYQDEKKLRILSSFYGNYASTNSRVACLDICVQAGFPYAGVQYASECFCGENVPSASAKISDAACDMKCPADPSSTCGGYFTMNVFETGLASTQ